Proteins co-encoded in one Pocillopora verrucosa isolate sample1 chromosome 1, ASM3666991v2, whole genome shotgun sequence genomic window:
- the LOC131789329 gene encoding E3 ubiquitin-protein ligase TRIM71-like gives MDIKTLLHNLREGVSCSICSNIFTDPKQLPCLHSFCLNCLKQWQRTSHGQDTIRCPNCQALSRVPETDDLKDLPTSFYLNGMIDMLAIKECKTNQVRCGNCDERRSETSYCFQCYAFWCNECILAHDIIRGNRDHRVLALEDFQDEDYQEVLQRPEWCPKQGHKGEELKYFCKNCETAVCQACVIVDHAGHSMTLIEEEAEKQRTQMRALIETQTQKLQAKMNEVQILDDEFAQLKQRSEEAKREVQVFVDNLIAVIEAKKRNLFKELEIQTNRSKENLTKRKASIEKQMTIIRSSLVKADKLLTRSSNSEVVQLKRSLATICENIDRAEPIVCDHENTPLRLVFENNQKMLDTINNEEIGFLEEPNRTKPSRCVVEGRGLKLGIAGRQAHFLLTTNNSRGERCYNARDHVTVEIKDKQGRECASEVHLDPDQDGTYKIGYFPQVPGRYEVTIMANGEHVHGSPFAVQVQPFKVQPVLSFGKHGSSAGMFVLPWGVAVNTKDEIAVTDFDCNRVQIFNSDGTYLRSFGRFGTNKGEFLRPTGIAFSKNGCIFVADNNNNRIQTFTEMGEFVGSFGGKGSMDNQLSDPCGLSVDSDGNIIVADTGNKLIKIFAPDGTFLRKFGEQGSLSYPIHCVECDNNFVVSDMNDNCLKVFDRKGNFKYKFGQLFQPRCLSLTTAGHLVVCDTGNHMVILIILIKIFAPDGTFLRKFGEQGSLSYPIHCVECDNNFVVSDMNDNCLKVFDRKGNFKYKFGQLFQPRCLSLTTAGHLVVCDTGNHMVKVFELNGTFVGDFGTKGNNLGEFDVPWSAAVLNNGRIVVLDRGNSNIQIFK, from the coding sequence CTGATGATCTGAAAGATCTTCCAACCAGTTTCTACCTCAACGGTATGATCGATATGTTGGCCATCAAGGAATGCAAAACCAACCAAGTTCGATGCGGAAACTGCGACGAGAGAAGATCCGAGACCTCTTATTGTTTTCAATGTTACGCGTTTTGGTGCAATGAGTGCATACTCGCGCACGACATCATCCGAGGAAATAGAGATCACCGTGTTCTGGCGCTGGAAGACTTTCAAGACGAGGACTATCAAGAGGTATTGCAACGACCTGAATGGTGCCCTAAACAAGGACATAAAGGAGAAGAACTAAAATACTTTTGCAAAAACTGTGAAACAGCAGTTTGCCAAGCTTGTGTTATAGTAGACCACGCAGGTCACTCCATGACACTGATTgaagaagaagcagaaaaacAGAGGACTCAGATGAGAGCTTTGATTGAAACTCAGACACAAAAGTTGCAAGCTAAAATGAACGAGGTTCAAATTCTTGATGACGAATTCGCCCAACTTAAACAACGAAGTGAAGAGGCTAAGAGAGAAGTTCAAGTATTCGTGGATAACTTAATTGCTGTCATCGAAGCCAAAAAACGTAACCTATTTAAAGAGTTGGAAATCCAAACAAACAggtcaaaagaaaacttaacgAAGCGTAAGGCTTCCATTGAAAAGCAAATGACGATCATACGATCATCTCTTGTCAAAGCTGATAAACTGTTAACACGAAGTTCAAACAGCGAAGTCGTTCAACTGAAGAGATCATTAGCAACGATCTGTGAGAATATTGATCGAGCCGAGCCAATTGTCTGTGACCACGAAAATACACCACTTCGTTTAGTATTCGAGAACAACCAAAAGATGTTGGACACAATCAACAACGAAGAAATTGGTTTTCTGGAAGAACCGAACCGAACAAAACCAAGTCGATGTGTCGTTGAAGGAAGAGGACTTAAGTTAGGTATAGCTGGACGCCAGGCTCACTTTCTACTGACCACAAACAACTCGAGAGGAGAGCGGTGCTATAATGCGCGTGACCATGTAACTGTAGAGATTAAGGATAAACAAGGACGAGAATGCGCGTCGGAAGTACACCTTGATCCTGATCAAGATGGAACATACAAGATTGGTTATTTTCCCCAAGTTCCGGGCAGATATGAAGTGACAATAATGGCAAACGGGGAACATGTTCATGGTAGCCCTTTTGCTGTACAGGTACAACCATTTAAGGTTCAACCTGTTTTATCTTTTGGAAAACACGGCTCGTCCGCTGGAATGTTTGTTCTTCCATGGGGTGTGGCAGTGAATACCAAGGACGAGATAGCAGTCACAGATTTTGATTGCAACAGAGTCCAAATATTTAACAGTGATGGAACTTATTTGCGATCCTTTGGCCGGTTTGGCACAAACAAGGGAGAATTTCTTAGACCAACGGGTATAGCTTTCAGCAAAAATGGATGCATCTTCGTAgcagacaacaacaacaatagaaTACAAACTTTTACTGAAATGGGCGAGTTTGTGGGAAGCTTTGGTGGAAAAGGAAGCATGGACAATCAGCTCTCTGATCCTTGCGGTTTGTCTGTAGACAGTGATGGCAACATCATTGTTGCTGATACGGGTAACAAATTGATTAAGATCTTTGCTCCTGATGGCACGTTCCTAAGGAAATTTGGAGAACAAGGCTCTCTTTCCTATCCTATCCACTGCGTTGAGTGCGATAACAATTTCGTAGTTTCAGACATGAATGATAATTGCCTCAAAGTTTTCGACAGGAAAGGAAACTTTAAGTACAAGTTTGGACAGCTTTTCCAACCTAGATGTTTGTCCTTGACAACGGCAGGCCACCTAGTAGTTTGCGACACAGGTAATCATATGGTAATATTAATCATATTGATTAAGATCTTTGCTCCTGATGGCACGTTCCTAAGGAAATTTGGAGAACAAGGCTCTCTTTCCTATCCTATCCACTGCGTTGAGTGCGATAACAATTTCGTAGTTTCAGACATGAATGATAATTGCCTCAAAGTTTTCGACAGGAAAGGAAACTTTAAGTACAAGTTTGGACAGCTTTTCCAACCTAGATGTTTGTCCTTGACAACGGCAGGCCACCTAGTAGTTTGCGACACAGGTAATCATATGGTAAAAGTATTTGAGCTAAATGGAACATTTGTCGGGGATTTTGGCACAAAAGGCAACAAtttaggagaatttgatgttccATGGTCCGCAGCAGTTTTAAACAATGGCCGAATTGTAGTGTTGGACCGAGGTAATTCAAACATTCAGATATTTAAGTGA
- the LOC131789322 gene encoding short/branched chain specific acyl-CoA dehydrogenase, mitochondrial-like, with translation MSVSGAPRYENLSFAVIVFLCSLRTTSVLLCSLRNNMALGKMLPSVMKQFLQSAVNRMHLPSTSMFGRCSSTAAPHLEENISKSFVTGPLTMLSEEEEMMKETVARFAMEKIQPLVLEMDQNSEMDPSVVSGMFEQGLMGIEVDADYGGTNSSFFVSCLVVEELAKIDPAVSVMCDVQNTLIVTLFRKYGTPQQRAEYLPKLAENMVGSFCLSEVGSGSDAFALDTKAEKQGDFYVINGSKMWITNAEHAGVFLVFANVAPEKGYKGITTFVVPKETDGLSLGKKEDKLGIRASSTCPVHFDNVKVPASAVLGQVGHGYKYAIECLNEGRIGIGAQMVGLAQGCLNCTVPYLHERKQFGQKIWDFQAVNHQAAHMLTQIEAARLLVYNAARRKEAGLPFLREAAMSKYFAGEVATLTTSKCIELMGGVGYSKQYPVEKFYRDCKIGTIYEGTANIQLSTIAKNMKEFEP, from the exons ATGAGTGTCTCAGGAGCGCCGCGTTACGAAAATCTCTCGTTCGCTG TGATAGTCTTCCTCTGTTCCTTACGCACAACCTCGGTCCTACTTTGTTCCTTACGCAACAACATGGCGCTGGGCAAG ATGTTACCATCAGTTATGAAGCAGTTTCTACAGAGTGCTGTTAACAGAATGCACTTACCATCCACAAGTATGTTTGGCCGATGTTCAAGCACAGCAGCACCTCATTTGGAAGAAAATATCTCCAAGTCATTTGTAACTGGACCTTTGACAATGCTCTCTGAAGAGGAGGAAATGATGAAAGAAACAg TTGCTAGGTTTGCTATGGAGAAGATACAGCCACTGGTATTAGAAATGGATCAGAATTCAGAAATGGATCCATCAGTTGTCTCGGGCATGTTTGAACAAGGA TTAATGGGGATAGAAGTGGATGCTGATTATGGAGGAACAAACTCATCCTTCTTTGTATCCTGTCTTGTGGTTGAAGAACTGGCCAAGATTGATCCTGCAGTCAGTGTTATGTGTGATGTGCAAAATACTTTAATTGTCACACTGTTTAGGAAATATGGCACACCTCAACAGAGAGCAGAGTACTTGCCAAAACTGGCAGAGAATATG gTTGGAAGTTTTTGTCTCTCTGAAGTTGGCTCAGGAAGTGATGCATTTGCTCTTGATACAAAAGCTGAAAAGCAAGGAGACTTCTATGTGATAAATGGCTCTAAAATGTGGATCACAAATGCTGAACATGCTGGAGTATTTCTTGTCTTTGCTAATGTTGCACCAGAAAAG GGATACAAAGGAATAACAACATTTGTAGTCCCAAAAGAAACAGATGGTCTTTCACTTGGGAAAAAGGAAGATAAG CTTGGAATTAGGGCATCATCAACATGTCCTGTGCACTTTGACAATGTgaag GTCCCTGCTAGTGCAGTCCTTGGTCAGGTTGGTCACGGCTATAAGTATGCAATTGAGTGTCTAAATGAAGGACGCATAGGGATAGGAGCTCAG ATGGTTGGACTTGCTCAGGGCTGTCTAAATTGTACAGTTCCTTACTTAcacgaaagaaaacaatttggcCAGAAGATCTGGGACTTCCAG GCTGTCAATCACCAGGCTGCACACATGCTTACACAGATTGAGGCTGCTCGGTTGTTGGTGTATAATGCAGCACGGAGAAAGGAGGCAGGGCTTCCCTTCCTTCGAGAAGCTGCCATGTCAAAGTACTTTGCAGGAGAG GTGGCCACCTTGACAACTTCAAAGTGTATTGAACTGATGGGAGGAGTGGGTTATTCCAAACAGTATCCTGTGGAGAAATTCTACCGTGATTGTAAAATAG GCACTATTTATGAGGGAACCGCAAATATTCAACTCTCTACAATTGccaaaaatatgaaagaattTGAACCATGA
- the LOC131789321 gene encoding E3 ubiquitin-protein ligase TRIM71-like: protein MDIKTLLHNLREEVSCSVCSNIFTDPKQLPCLHSFCLNCLKQWHRTSHGRDTIICPNCQALSRIPETGDLKDLPTSFYLNGMIDVLAIKECRTNQVRCGNCDKKSSETSYCFQCYAFWCNECILAHKIIRKNRGHRVLALKDFQDEDYEAVLKRPSWCPKQGHKGEELKYFCKNCETAVCKACVVVNHGGHSMKLIEEEAEKQRTQMRALIETQTQKLQAKMNEVQILDDEFAQLKQRSEQAKKEVQAFVDNLIAVIEAKKRNLFEELKIQTNRSKENLAQRKAAIEKQMTIIRLSLVKADKLLTRSSNSEVVQLKRSLATICEDIDRAELIVCNHENTPLRLVFEKNQKMLDTINNEEIGFLEEPNRTKPSRCVVEGRGLESGIAGREAHFLLTTNNSRGERCYNAHDHVTVEIKDKQGRECASEVHLDPDQDGTYKIGYFPQVPGRYEVTIMANGEHVHGSPFAVQVQPFKVQPVLSFGKHGSSAGMFVLPWGVAVNTKDEIAVTDFDCNRVQIFNSDGTYLRSFGRFGTNKGEFKKPTGIAFSENGCIFVADNNNSRIQTFTEMGEFVGSFGEKGSMDNQFSDPCGLSVDSDGNIIVADAGNKLIKIFTPDGTFLMKIGEQGSFSYPIHCVECDNNFVVSDMNDNCLKVFDRKGNFKYQFGQLRTPRCLSLTTSGHLIVCDSDNHIIKVFELNGTFVGDFGSKGNNLGEFEVPWSAAVLNNGRIVVFDRGNSNIQIFD, encoded by the coding sequence ATGGATATCAAAACCTTGCTCCATAATCTCCGTGAAGAAGTTTCTTGTTCAGTTTGTTCCAACATATTCACCGATCCAAAACAGCTACCATGTTTGCACAGTTTCTGCCTAAATTGCTTGAAACAGTGGCACAGAACAAGCCATGGCCGAGACACAATCATATGCCCAAACTGTCAAGCACTCAGCAGAATCCCTGAAACTGGTGATCTGAAAGATCTTCCAACCAGTTTCTACCTTAACGGTATGATCGATGTGTTGGCCATCAAGGAATGCAGAACCAACCAAGTGCGATGCGGAAACTGCGACAAGAAAAGCTCCGAGACCTCTTATTGTTTTCAATGTTACGCGTTTTGGTGCAATGAGTGCATACTCGCGCATAAAATCATCCGAAAAAATAGAGGTCATCGTGTTCTAGCGCTCAAAGACTTTCAAGACGAGGACTATGAAGCGGTATTGAAACGACCTTCATGGTGCCCTAAACAAGGACATAAAGGTGAAGAACTAAAATACTTCTGCAAAAACTGTGAAACGGCAGTTTGCAAAGCTTGTGTCGTAGTAAACCATGGAGGTCACTCAATGAAACTGATTgaagaagaagcagaaaaacAGAGGACTCAGATGAGAGCTTTGATTGAAACTCAGACACAAAAGTTGCAAGCTAAAATGAACGAGGTTCAAATTCTTGATGACGAATTCGCCCAACTTAAACAACGAAGTGAACAAGCTAAGAAAGAAGTTCAAGCATTCGTGGATAACTTGATTGCTGTCATCGAAGCCAAAAAACGTAACCTATTTGAAGAGTTGAAAATCCAAACAAACAggtcaaaagaaaacttagCGCAGCGTAAGGCTGCCATTGAAAAGCAAATGACGATCATACGATTATCTCTTGTCAAAGCTGATAAACTGTTAACACGAAGTTCAAACAGCGAAGTCGTTCAACTAAAGAGATCATTAGCAACGATCTGCGAGGATATTGATCGAGCCGAGCTAATTGTCTGTAACCACGAAAATACACCACTTCGTTTAGTATTCGAGAAGAATCAAAAGATGTTGGACACAATCAACAACGAAGAAATTGGTTTTCTGGAAGAACCGAACCGAACAAAACCAAGTCGATGTGTCGTCGAAGGCAGAGGACTTGAGTCAGGAATAGCCGGACGTGAGGCGCACTTTCTACTGACCACAAACAACTCGAGAGGAGAGCGGTGCTATAATGCGCATGACCATGTAACGGTGGAGATTAAGGATAAACAAGGACGAGAATGCGCGTCGGAAGTACACCTTGATCCTGATCAAGATGGAACATACAAGATTGGTTATTTTCCCCAAGTTCCGGGCAGATATGAAGTGACAATAATGGCAAACGGGGAACATGTTCATGGTAGCCCTTTTGCTGTACAGGTACAACCATTTAAGGTTCAACCTGTTTTATCTTTTGGAAAACACGGCTCGTCCGCTGGAATGTTTGTACTTCCTTGGGGTGTGGCAGTTAATACTAAGGACGAGATAGCAGTCACAGATTTTGATTGCAATAGAGTCCAAATATTTAACAGTGATGGAACTTATTTGCGATCCTTTGGCCGGTTTGGCACAAACAAGGGAGAATTTAAGAAACCAACGGGCATAGCTTTCAGCGAAAATGGATGCATTTTCGTAGcagacaacaacaacagtagAATACAAACTTTTACTGAAATGGGCGAGTTTGTGGGAAGCTTTGGTGAAAAAGGAAGCATGGACAATCAGTTCTCTGATCCTTGTGGTTTGTCTGTAGACAGTGATGGCAACATCATTGTTGCTGATGCAGGTAACAAACTGATTAAGATCTTTACTCCTGATGGCACGTTCCTGATGAAAATTGGAGAACAAGGCTCTTTTTCCTATCCTATCCACTGCGTTGAGTGCGATAACAATTTCGTAGTTTCGGACATGAATGATAATTGCCTCAAAGTTTTCGACAGGAAAGGAAACTTCAAGTATCAGTTTGGACAGCTTCGCACACCTAGATGCTTGTCATTAACAACGTCAGGCCACCTAATAGTTTGCGACTCAGATAATCATATTATAAAAGTATTTGAGCTAAATGGGACATTTGTCGGGGATTTTGGTTCAAAAGGCAACAATTTAGGAGAATTTGAAGTTCCATGGTCCGCAGCAGTTTTAAACAATGGCCGAATTGTAGTGTTTGACCGAGGTAATTCAAACATTCAGATATTTGATTGA
- the LOC131789293 gene encoding O-phosphoseryl-tRNA(Sec) selenium transferase yields the protein MFSGSFEACGNIIPVSYVQQAQNARKSRENQIRIFLEHRKWPSEGWDDTSIELLLQELSIMDSNNFPGNVGAGEREGRVISSLVSRRHFRLSHGIGRSGDIAAVQPKAAGSSLLMKLTNCMALDVIKLAGVRSAKACLVLPVATGMSMVMTLLTLKQQRPGAKFVIWPRIDQKSCFKCILTAGFEPVIVENVLEGDELRTDLAAVEKQIKDLGTENVLCVFTTTSCFAPRIPDRLEEVAKLCKEQNVPHIVNNAYGVQSSKCMHLIQQAARIGRVDAFIQSTDKNFLVPVGGAIVAGFDENFIDAVSKTYPGRASATPSIDLFITLLSLGSVGYQQLLRQRKEVYNYLSEGLSKVAESHGERLLVTKGNPISLAISLERVTKALELNAAGVTQLGSMLFTRCVSGARVVPPGSTKEINGYVFTGWGAHAKNYRCAYLTAAAAIGMTKAEVDTFLKRLDKCLSRFTSKSTSIDELSSHCENCEEKEAEVENKDNLTVNR from the exons agAAAATGGCCATCAGAGGGCTGGGATGACACTAGCATTGAACTTCTGTTGCAGGAACTATCAATTATGGACAGTAACAACTTCCCAG gaaatgttgGTGCAGGAGAGAGGGAAGGAAGAGTAATTTCATCCTTAGTGTCAAGAAGACATTTTAG GCTAAGCCATGGTATTGGCAGGTCAGGTGACATAGCAGCTGTCCAGCCCAAGGCTGCTGGTTCTTCTCTTCTAATGAAACTCACCAACTGCATGGCTCTGGATGTTATCAAACTAGCAG GTGTTAGGTCAGCAAAAGCTTGTCTGGTGTTACCAGTGGCAACAGGGATGAGCATGGTAATGACATTGCTAACATTGAAACAACAGCGACCTGGTGCCAAGTTTGTAATTTGGCCACGAATTGACCAGAAGTCTTGTTTTAAGTGCATCCTTACTGCAG GGTTTGAACCAGTTATTGTGGAGAATGTTTTGGAAGGAGATGAACTGCGAACAGATCTTGCAGCAGtggaaaagcaaattaaagatCTAGGAACAGAAAATGTGCTCTGTGTTTTCACCACAACTAGCTGTTTTGCTCCAAGGATCCCAGACAG ATTGGAAGAAGTTGCAAAGCTGTGCAAGGAACAGAATGTGCCTCACATTGTGAATAATGCATATGGAGTGCAGTCGTCAAAGTGCATGCATCTTATTCAGCAG GCAGCAAGGATTGGCCGAGTTGATGCCTTTATTCAAAGTACAGATAAGAACTTTCTAGTTCCTGTTGGTGGAGCCATTGTGGCAGGATTTGATGAGAACTTCATTGATGCAGTCAGTAAAACATACCCTG GGCGGGCATCAGCTACTCCGTCTATAGACCTATTTATTACTCTGCTGTCTCTTGGGTCGGTTGGATATCAGCAGTTACTTCGACAAAGAAAG GAAGTGTACAATTACTTATCTGAAGGCTTATCAAAGGTAGCGGAATCACATGGAGAACGACTTCTTGTCACCAAAGGCAACCccatatctcttg CCATTTCCCTGGAAAGAGTTACGAAGGCTCTGGAATTGAACGCAGCCGGAGTTACTCAACTTGGCTCCATGCTTTTTACAAGATGCGTATCTGGAGCAAG GGTGGTTCCTCCCGGAAGCACTAAAGAGATCAACGGGTACGTTTTCACTGGATGGGGTGCGCACGCCAAAAACTACCGCTGTGCATATCTTACCGCAGCCGCGGCGATTGGGATGACAAAAGCGGAAGTAGACACGTTTTTAAAGCGACTTGACAAGTGCCTGTCTAGATTTACCTCAAAAAGCACTTCGATTGATGAATTGTCGAGCCATTGTGAAAATTGCGAGGAAAAGGAAGCCGAAGTTGAAAATAAGGACAATTTAACGGTGAACAGATAG